A genomic segment from Sphingopyxis sp. DBS4 encodes:
- the prfB gene encoding peptide chain release factor 2: protein MRAEAQDHVDTINAALALLRRFLDWDRAVRRLDELNAKVEDPTLWDSPKAAQEVMRERRRLDEAITATRAIEKERDDTVELIELAEMEGDEALVDDAVASLAALAARAEDDKIKALLAGEADSYDCYIEVHAGAGGTESQDWAEMLQRMYSRWAEKRGMKVELIEYQAGDQAGIKSATMLVKGENAYGYAKTESGVHRLVRISPYDSSARRHTSFSSVWVYPVIDDNIEIEIKESDLKIDTYRASGAGGQHVNTTDSAVRITHMPTGIVVASQIDRSQHKNRATAMGMLKARLYEAELQKREAEASGEYQAKTEIGWGHQIRSYVLQPYQLVKDLRTGVTSTAPGDVLDGALDPFMAAALSQKVTGEKVEVEDID, encoded by the coding sequence ATGCGCGCCGAAGCGCAGGATCATGTCGATACCATCAACGCCGCGCTGGCGCTGCTGCGCCGATTCCTCGACTGGGATCGCGCGGTGCGCCGCCTCGATGAATTGAACGCGAAGGTCGAGGATCCGACGCTGTGGGATAGCCCCAAGGCGGCGCAGGAGGTCATGCGCGAACGCCGCCGTCTCGACGAGGCGATTACCGCGACGCGCGCGATCGAGAAAGAGCGCGATGATACCGTCGAACTGATCGAATTGGCCGAGATGGAAGGCGACGAGGCGCTGGTCGACGATGCCGTCGCCAGCCTCGCGGCGCTCGCCGCCCGCGCCGAGGATGACAAGATCAAGGCGCTGCTCGCGGGCGAGGCCGACAGCTACGACTGCTATATCGAGGTTCATGCCGGTGCCGGCGGCACCGAAAGCCAGGACTGGGCCGAGATGCTCCAGCGCATGTACAGCCGCTGGGCCGAAAAGCGTGGCATGAAGGTCGAGCTGATCGAATATCAGGCGGGCGACCAGGCGGGGATCAAGTCGGCGACGATGCTGGTCAAGGGCGAGAACGCCTATGGCTATGCCAAGACCGAAAGCGGCGTCCACCGCCTCGTCCGCATCTCGCCCTACGACAGCTCGGCGCGTCGTCACACCAGCTTCTCGTCGGTGTGGGTCTATCCGGTGATCGACGACAATATCGAGATCGAGATCAAGGAAAGCGACCTCAAGATCGATACCTATCGCGCCTCGGGCGCGGGCGGGCAGCACGTCAACACGACCGATTCGGCGGTGCGCATCACCCATATGCCCACCGGCATCGTCGTCGCGTCGCAGATCGACCGCTCGCAGCACAAGAACCGCGCGACCGCGATGGGCATGCTGAAGGCGCGCCTGTACGAAGCTGAGCTGCAGAAGCGCGAGGCCGAGGCATCGGGCGAATATCAGGCGAAGACCGAGATCGGCTGGGGCCACCAGATTCGATCCTATGTCCTCCAACCCTATCAGCTGGTGAAGGATTTGCGCACCGGCGTGACCTCGACCGCGCCCGGCGACGTGCTCGACGGCGCGCTCGATCCGTTCATGGCGGCGGCGCTGTCGCAGAAGGTGACGGGCGAAAAGGTCGAGGTGGAGGACATCGACTGA
- a CDS encoding class I SAM-dependent methyltransferase — MIRRAALLAALAALSLGGCDNPWSSDSDRPETAREFPPADRPVAPITSTKWSTEEARDRVNEADDIMDSADVRPGMTVADIGAGDGYYTVRLAPRVGATGRVLAQDIQPEVIERLADRVARERLDNVSLKLGAVDDPRLPAGSFDRVFMVHMYHEIGEPYAFLWRLRPALRKGGQVIVVDGDRPIAQHGTPFRLLVCEFEAVGYKLVSYDDKAHAGGYLARFVPYGKRPAPDAITVCKNP, encoded by the coding sequence ATGATCCGCCGCGCGGCCTTGCTTGCCGCGCTGGCGGCGCTGTCGCTCGGCGGCTGCGACAATCCGTGGAGCAGCGACAGCGACCGCCCCGAAACCGCGCGCGAGTTTCCGCCCGCCGACCGGCCGGTTGCGCCGATCACCTCGACCAAATGGTCGACCGAGGAAGCGCGCGACCGCGTCAACGAGGCCGACGACATCATGGATTCGGCCGACGTCCGCCCCGGCATGACGGTGGCCGACATCGGCGCGGGTGACGGCTATTATACCGTGCGCCTGGCGCCGCGGGTCGGCGCCACGGGCCGCGTCCTCGCGCAGGACATCCAGCCCGAGGTGATCGAGCGGCTTGCCGACCGCGTTGCGCGCGAGCGACTCGACAATGTCTCGCTGAAACTCGGCGCGGTCGACGATCCGCGGCTGCCCGCGGGCAGCTTCGACCGCGTCTTCATGGTCCATATGTATCACGAAATCGGCGAGCCCTACGCCTTCCTGTGGCGGCTGCGTCCGGCGCTTCGCAAGGGCGGACAGGTGATCGTCGTCGACGGCGACCGCCCGATCGCACAGCACGGCACGCCCTTCCGCCTGCTCGTCTGCGAGTTCGAGGCGGTGGGCTACAAGCTCGTCTCCTATGACGACAAGGCGCACGCCGGGGGCTATCTCGCGCGCTTCGTTCCCTACGGCAAGCGGCCCGCGCCCGACGCGATCACCGTGTGCAAGAATCCGTAA
- a CDS encoding DsrE family protein: protein MRGLSLIVAAADGGRFYAALETAAAASALGRPTRVFLQGEAAALLRAPVSFDGDPARRAAGQPDLASLIAEAMAMGVRLIVCQSGMALAGMRASELVPDIRAGGLVSFLAEAGADDQLVVF, encoded by the coding sequence ATGCGGGGGTTGAGCCTTATCGTCGCCGCGGCCGACGGCGGCCGCTTCTATGCCGCGCTCGAAACCGCGGCCGCGGCGAGCGCGCTGGGACGCCCCACGCGCGTCTTTCTGCAAGGCGAGGCCGCGGCATTGCTCCGCGCCCCCGTTTCGTTCGACGGCGACCCCGCGCGCCGGGCCGCCGGCCAGCCCGACCTCGCGTCGCTGATCGCCGAGGCGATGGCAATGGGCGTGCGGCTGATCGTCTGCCAGTCGGGCATGGCGCTTGCCGGCATGAGGGCGAGCGAGTTGGTGCCGGATATCCGTGCGGGCGGGCTGGTGAGTTTTCTGGCCGAAGCAGGCGCGGACGATCAGTTGGTCGTCTTTTGA
- a CDS encoding HesA/MoeB/ThiF family protein produces MLSDAELDRYARQIILPAFGGAGQAKLKGAHVAIIGAGGIGCPAITYLAAAGVGKLTIIDHDRIELSNLQRQPLFTDTDLGGLKAEVAADAARRINPHVEAVAMAERLDAGNAEALLAGAGLILDGCDNFATRLAVNAAAVALHIPLLSAAIGAFEGQVALYEGWRADSPCYACLVGDDPDRPGINCAEQGVMGALAGMVGTMAALEAVRALTGWGRALTGRLAILDMLDRRWREVTVAKEPECPICGG; encoded by the coding sequence TTGCTCAGCGACGCCGAACTCGACCGCTACGCGCGCCAGATCATCCTGCCCGCCTTCGGCGGCGCGGGACAGGCGAAGTTGAAGGGCGCCCATGTCGCGATCATCGGCGCGGGCGGGATCGGCTGCCCGGCGATCACCTACCTGGCCGCCGCGGGAGTCGGCAAGCTGACGATCATCGACCATGACCGGATCGAGCTGTCGAATCTCCAGCGCCAGCCGCTCTTCACCGACACCGACCTCGGCGGGCTGAAGGCCGAGGTCGCAGCCGATGCCGCGCGGCGGATCAACCCGCATGTCGAAGCGGTGGCGATGGCGGAACGGCTCGATGCAGGCAATGCCGAGGCGCTACTCGCGGGTGCCGGCCTGATCCTCGACGGTTGCGACAATTTCGCGACCCGGCTCGCGGTCAACGCGGCCGCAGTCGCGCTGCATATCCCCCTGCTCTCCGCCGCGATCGGTGCCTTCGAGGGGCAGGTCGCGCTTTACGAAGGCTGGCGCGCCGACAGCCCCTGCTATGCCTGCCTCGTCGGCGACGATCCCGACCGTCCCGGCATCAATTGCGCCGAGCAGGGGGTGATGGGCGCGCTCGCGGGGATGGTCGGGACGATGGCGGCGCTCGAAGCAGTGCGCGCGCTCACCGGCTGGGGCCGGGCGCTGACGGGCCGGCTGGCGATCCTCGACATGCTCGACCGACGCTGGCGCGAGGTCACGGTCGCCAAGGAACCGGAGTGTCCGATATGCGGGGGTTGA